A region from the Triticum urartu cultivar G1812 chromosome 1, Tu2.1, whole genome shotgun sequence genome encodes:
- the LOC125554884 gene encoding protein RGF1 INDUCIBLE TRANSCRIPTION FACTOR 1-like: protein MAIDHDSPCKELLPKDRRSLDDDGPEPEEEDEKSAEVEEQEDEESAEVEEQEQAASAGGERWPRWLRPMMSARFYTPCKTHPDSRRGGVRAMFCLDCADVAGALCSLCADQGHRGHRVIRVRRSTYSSVLLVADVRGLLDVGGVQTYVINGARVVFLRERGPQLRHARSASSFVNQCGCGRGLLEAFRFCSLSCKFPGCRHDGNASSPPSSPPRNAADRTSTPPPPPQPAHRRKGVPHRAPFGNLAV, encoded by the exons ATGGCGATCGACCACGACTCCCCCTGCAAGGAGCTCCTCCCCAAGGACCGCCGCAGCTTG GATGATGACGGCCCtgagccggaggaggaggacgagaAGTCTGCGGAGGTGGAGGAGCAGGAGGACGAGGAGTCTGCGGAGGTGGAGGAGCAGGAGCAGGCGGCGTCCGCGGGCGGCGAGCGGTGGCCCCGGTGGCTGCGCCCCATGATGTCGGCGCGCTTCTACACGCCGTGCAAGACGCACCCCGACTCGCGCCGCGGCGGCGTGCGCGCCATGTTCTGCCTCGACTGCGCCGACGTCGCCGGCGCGCTCTGCTCGCTGTGCGCCGACCAGGGCCACCGCGGCCACCGCGTCATCCGGGTCCGCCGCTCCACCTACAGCAGCGTGCTCCTCGTGGCGGACGTCCGGGGCCTCCTGGACGTGGGCGGCGTGCAGACCTACGTCATCAACGGCGCGCGCGTCGTCTTCCTCAGGGAGCGCGGCCCGCAGCTCAGGCACGCCCGCAGCGCCTCGAGCTTCGTCAACCAGTGCGGCTGCGGCCGCGGCCTGCTCGAGGCCTTCCGCTTCTGCTCGCTCAGCTGCAAGTTCCCCGGCTGCCGCCACGACGGCAACGCCTCCTCCCCCCCTTCCTCCCCGCCGCGCAATGCCGCCGACCGGACCTcgacgccaccgccgccgccgcagcctgCACACCGGCGCAAGGGCGTCCCGCACCGGGCGCCGTTCGGCAACCTCGCCGTCTGA